The following are encoded together in the Osmia lignaria lignaria isolate PbOS001 chromosome 13, iyOsmLign1, whole genome shotgun sequence genome:
- the NFRKB gene encoding nuclear factor related to kappaB binding protein isoform X2, whose product MEVDECSAGGDSAAEEDEDDASSHGSRSNSSSSSISGSSTSTDSGDDSGEEHATSGSESHSSGEEDEEDNENTEYSIQADSPDTLKWETCIAANTKVKLPQDLCEHVVVFKEFLDYPYIFNECLTESQRETLYSLLPSFPKDCDAEAETEKTLRMLFERENHRFGVAPLTAFHNHLSAGHYRPDIRRMCSLVRKAQQRRLLFEERKRSYELASQLLKSREGLLTNAYKQGFCQPTQRTMSKVQWRKPKPAMVEEKTQLRYVEELNAMRTELGASAKLAADTTSENDENYPHYQLSGTKQKKKRRSFMGPQGLSIRGLQMNHEDETIRPVFSTLQRAEYPAHRSFIREQTEEIYREMLLEHKKRRARRDVHPELNTQGIALADLTQRAQIGQKHKLSIGPAVRITPAKKRIKLEPSPLCPPAPRLMNSVKLESDNSDYSHTTDENRHSGMLDIDHRLLTPIKSEPMDGYEVHPMTKKKLSPTTPKGIKSSVMTTLEIKKEIEDIEYEDIKTELSTGMNEDAPPETEEDEENDKKELDLDSIDMMQIPIQLDDGIDILDDVKCEDEGVMSITPHKEIAVPSNDDHIDINSGAELMQETHACFFSLLRDAFTSKGEYRMSTGEMKDAVTQWQGNPISPLNDWYSLASSWPALVPLALGFLAGELTYNQELGDRQERELELVPYLENKGNGLYAWIGAGRDSDSRLADLCAKFLLYKDSLCPPVSISCSIVAVKQQSQMLQSNSSNVNSSVGNTTSSGRDNSPAIESISVDGGSINTVAEWEPPRALWPTEWKVRPSTPDEREEFRRQERMRYAAPHKAFTYRMHGYASVVGPVKGIYQHNVASGLTKARGHSLLVADRPNFVTILALVRDATARLPNGEGTRADICQLLKDSQYIREQTDSDDKEGYLHSVVSGALDRLHYETDPCVRYYPRRKEWLYLHRARSESEFEMYHQQLQGVAKNKKNVGSMSRNKALPPVIKPSNVNKEQSPNGSKESTPKKERKTVATTQPVISRKEQKKNEEKVINDHSVSTEQSIVVSNVITTMNSTPTSAIAVSGTTVPVTSLSTSCTSMSTVTVEKDVTASEVKPQITTTAPAKKTTTTNISGKPVAVVKTSAQSLLQSNQQHFPHHQIQVSTSAGLQTIRLSGHSVLHSTQPVAASSVTNAGNVNTSLTTILPPGKTQNQQQQQQQSQQSQQQQQQQQQQTIVTNQAGKSILQTANIKQQQSQQQHVLPGKTLLASQIKLVSPGQIKSLLTGHGLQGQTIFIKQSSPSSNQSQQIQQQLKQQQQQQQQQQQQQQQQQQQQQQQIQQRVVGNQQQSIQTSGMQRIIAQIGGKPIAVQIQQSPHQQQQQQKILAKVLTSSGGGQLISVESLLAQKGLKLATTAAHANQLNRQGKQVIQTQYQVVSQAQTSSGQAKIIANAQQQQQQQQQQQQQQQQQQQQQQSQPQQTQTVRMVTAQLSGKQIVLASGNKNVGVGVSSSGSVVLGKQQSSQQQQQNQQQQPIILPSQLLNIKTLHGLKVIPTPAGLKTTGAAVYARVIAPTTITSTQSAGNQQQTIQAQQPSRSNSYSTP is encoded by the exons ATGGAG GTGGACGAATGTTCAGCTGGTGGAGACAGTGCagcagaagaagacgaagatgaTGCGTCATCTCATGGTTCCAGAAGCAATAGCAGCAGTAGTAGTATTAGCGGAAGTAGCACATCAACTGACAGTGGTGACGATAGCGGAGAAGAACATGCTACCAGTGGTAGCGAAAGTCATAGTTCTGGCGAGGAAGACGaagaagataatgaaaatacAGAGTACTCGATTCAAGCAGATAGTCCAGATACTCTG aAATGGGAAACCTGTATCGCTGCAAATACCAAGGTGAAATTGCCACAGGACCTTTGCGAACACGTTGTAGTTTTTAAGGAGTTTTTGGACTATCCTTATATTTTTAACGAATGTCTCACTGAGAGTCAGAGGGAAACTCTGTACTCTTTGTTACCAAGCTTCCCAAAAGATTGTGACGCTGAAGCAGAAACAGAGAAGACATTGCGTATGCTATTCGAACGCGAAAATCACAG ATTTGGTGTAGCGCCTTTAACTGCATTTCACAATCACTTATCAGCCGGTCATTACCGGCCTGACATTAGAAGAATGTGCAGTTTAGTACGGAAAGCGCAGCAAAGAAGGCTGTTATTCGAAGAACGAAAACGATCGTACGAACTTGCCAGCCAGTTATTGAAATCCAGAGAAGGCTTGCTGACAAACGCGTACAAACAAGGTTTCTGTCAGCCGACGCAGAGAACGATGTCGAAAGTCCAATGGAGAAAACCGAAGCCTGCTATGG TTGAAGAGAAAACGCAACTGCGCTATGTGGAGGAACTGAATGCAATGAGGACAGAGCTTGGGGCAAGCGCCAAGTTGGCTGCCGACACGACGTCCGAGAACGACGAAAACTATCCGCATTATCAATTATCCGGCActaagcagaagaagaagaggcgTTCTTTTATGGGTCCTCAAGGTCTCTCGATCAGAGGTTTGCAAATGAATCACGAAGACGAAACGATTCGACCTGTTTTCTCCACGTTGCAACGAGCCGAATATCCTGCGCACAGATCCTTCATCCGTGAACAAACCGAAGAAATTTATCGTGAAATGTTGTTGGAGCATAAAAAGAGGAGAGCACGACGAGAT GTTCATCCGGAATTAAATACGCAAGGTATTGCTTTGGCTGATCTTACTCAAAGAGCACAAATTGGCCAGAAGCATAAACTGTCGATCGGTCCTGCTGTGCGTATAACACCAGCGAAGAAACGAATAAAATTAGAACCATCGCCTTTGTGCCCTCCTGCACCTAGATTAATGAATTCGGTGAAACTCGAGAGTGATAACAGTGATTATTCCCATACAACAGATGAAAACAGACATTCCGGTATGTTGGATATTGATCATAGACTGTTAACACCAATCAAATCCGAACCAATGGACGGGTATGAAGTGCATCCAATGACCAAGAAAAAATT AAGTCCTACCACGCCGAAAGGTATTAAATCTTCTGTGATGACCACgctagaaattaaaaaagaaattgaggaTATAGAGTACGAAGATATAAAGACAGAACTTAGTACCGGAATGAACGAAGATGCTCCCCCTGAGACGGAAGAAGACGAGGAGAATGATAAAAAGGAACTGGATTTGGATAGCATTGATATGATGCAAATACCGATTCAGTTGGATGATGGAATTGACATACTGGATGACGTAAA ATGCGAAGACGAAGGGGTAATGTCGATTACACCACACAAAGAAATTGCCGTCCCATCGAATGATGATCATATTGATATTAATAGCGGAGCAGAATTAATGCAAGAGACACACGCATGTTTCTTTTCCCTGTTGAGAGATGCGTTCACCTCGAAAGGTGAATACAGAATGAGCACAGGAGAAATGAAAGATGCTGTGACACAGTGGCAAGGGAATCCTATTTCACCGTTGAACGATTG GTATTCCCTGGCTTCTTCCTGGCCAGCGTTGGTTCCACTAGCTTTGGGATTTCTTGCTGGTGAACTGACGTACAATCAGGAATTAGGAGACAGACAAGAACGTGAATTAGAACTCGTTCCCTATTTAGAAAACAAAGGAAACGGACTTTATGCGTGGATCGGAGCTGGACGAGATTCAGATTCTCGGCTTGCTGACTTGTGCGCGAAATTCTTGTTATACAA AGATTCATTGTGTCCACCAGTGTCTATCTCATGCTCCATAGTAGCTGTGAAACAACAATCTCAAATGCTTCAGTCGAACAGCAGTAACGTTAATAGTAGCGTTGGAAATACAACGTCGAGTGGCCGAGATAATAGTCCTGCTATTGAATCGATCAGCGTAGATGGTGGATCTATTAACACGGTCGCAGAATGGGAACCACCGCGCGCTTTGTGGCCAACCGAATGGAAAGTTCGACCGTCTACACCGGATGAACGAGAGGAATTCAGGCGACAAGAGCGTATGCGTTATGCTGCACCTCATAAAGCTTTCACTTACAGAATGCACGGTTACGCGTCGGTTGTTGGTCCTGTGAAGGGTATCTATCAGCACAACGTTG CTTCCGGATTGACGAAAGCTCGCGGACACTCGTTATTGGTAGCAGACAGACCAAATTTCGTAACAATCTTAGCGTTAGTTAGAGACGCTACCGCAAGGCTTCCAAACGGCGAGGGAACCCGTGCCGATATTTGTCAATTGTTGAAAGATTCTCAGTACATCAGAGAACAGACGGATAGCGACGATAAGGAAGGATACTTGCATTCGGTTGTGTCCGGTGCTTTGGACAGATTGCATTATGAAACTGATCCGTGCGTGCGGTATTACCCGCGACGGAAAGAATGGCTGTATCTTCATCGAGCACGTTCGGAGTCTGAATTTg AAATGTATCATCAACAATTGCAAGGTGTtgcaaagaataaaaagaacgtTGGTAGTATGTCTCGTAATAAAGCTTTGCCGCCGGTTATAAAGCCTTCTAACGTCAATAAAGAGCAATCTCCAAACGGTAGCAAAGAAAGTACaccgaagaaagaaaggaaaactgTAGCCACAACGCAACCAGTTATATCAAG GAAGGAACAgaaaaagaacgaagaaaaagTTATCAACGATCATTCTGTTTCAACCGAACAGTCTATTGTTGTTTCTAACGTAATAACTACTATGAATTCAACCCCCACTTCTGCCATCGCTGTATCAGGAACTACGGTTCCTGTTACGTCTCTATCGACTTCCTGCACCTCGATGAGCACCGTTACCGTCGAGAAAGATGTAACAGCCAGTGAAGTGAAACCGCAGATCACAACAACAGCCCCAGCgaagaagacgacgacgacgaataTCAGCGGTAAACCAGTCGCTGTTGTGAAGACCAGTGCTCAGAGTTTATTGCAGTCGAATCAGCAACATTTTCCTCATCACCAAATCCAAGTGTCGACCTCTGCGGGCTTGCAGACTATTCGGTTATCTGGACATTCTGTACTACATTCTACTCAGCCAGTCGCAGCCAGTAGCGTTACCAACGCGGGGAACGTGAACACAAGTTTGACGACGATATTGCCACCTGGAAAAACACAAaatcaacagcagcagcagcagcaatcgCAACAGtcgcaacaacagcagcaacaacagcagcagcagacGATTGTCACTAATCAAGCAGGAAAAAGTATTTTGCAGACCGCTAATATAAAGCAGCAACAATCTCAACAGCAGCACGTTCTACCTGGGAAGACACTGTTAGCCTCGCAGATAAAATTAGTTAGCCCGGGGCAGATCAAGTCGCTCCTCACGGGCCATGGTCTACAAGGGCAAACAATATTCATTAAACAGTCATCACCGTCTAGTAATCAATCACAACAAATACAGCAACAATTGAAG caacaacagcagcagcagcagcaacaacaacaacaacaacaacaacagcagcagcagcagcagcagcaaatcCAACAACGGGTTGTAGGAAATCAACAGCAATCAATACAGACGTCGGGTATGCAACGCATAATCGCACAAATAGGGGGGAAACCGATCGCAGTACAGATACAACAATCACCGcatcaacaacagcaacagcaaaaGATTCTAGCAAAGGTTTTAACTAGTTCCGGTGGTGGTCAGCTGATATCCGTGGAGAGTCTTCTTGCTCAGAAGGGATTAAAGTTGGCCACTACAGCTGCCCATGCTAATCAACTGAACAGACAAGGAAAGCAAGTCATCCAAACTCAATATCAG GTTGTATCGCAAGCGCAAACTTCTTCGGGGCAGGCGAAAATCATAGCCAAcgcgcaacaacaacaacaacaacaacagcagcagcagcagcagcagcagcagcagcagcagcaacaacagtcACAACCACAGCAGACACAGACTGTTCGAATGGTGACTGCACAGTTATCTGGAAAGCAGATTGTTTTAGCGAGTGGCAATAAAAATGTGGGTGTCGGAGTTAGCAGCAGTGGAAGTGTAGTGCTAGGGAAACAGCAATCGTcccagcaacagcaacaaaacCAGCAACAACAACCAATTATTTTACCCAGTCAGTTGCTCAATATCAAAACGTTGCACGGGCTGAAAGTAATACCAACCCCGGCTGGATTAAAAACTACAGGGGCGGCGGTATACGCACGGGTTATCGCCCCGACTACCATAACCTCGACACAGTCGGCTGGAAATCAGCAACAAACGATTCAGGCTCAACAACCATCGAGGAGTAACTCTTACAGCACGCCTTGA
- the NFRKB gene encoding nuclear factor related to kappaB binding protein isoform X1, translated as MTKICRKSRSAVAVTGQTVDECSAGGDSAAEEDEDDASSHGSRSNSSSSSISGSSTSTDSGDDSGEEHATSGSESHSSGEEDEEDNENTEYSIQADSPDTLKWETCIAANTKVKLPQDLCEHVVVFKEFLDYPYIFNECLTESQRETLYSLLPSFPKDCDAEAETEKTLRMLFERENHRFGVAPLTAFHNHLSAGHYRPDIRRMCSLVRKAQQRRLLFEERKRSYELASQLLKSREGLLTNAYKQGFCQPTQRTMSKVQWRKPKPAMVEEKTQLRYVEELNAMRTELGASAKLAADTTSENDENYPHYQLSGTKQKKKRRSFMGPQGLSIRGLQMNHEDETIRPVFSTLQRAEYPAHRSFIREQTEEIYREMLLEHKKRRARRDVHPELNTQGIALADLTQRAQIGQKHKLSIGPAVRITPAKKRIKLEPSPLCPPAPRLMNSVKLESDNSDYSHTTDENRHSGMLDIDHRLLTPIKSEPMDGYEVHPMTKKKLSPTTPKGIKSSVMTTLEIKKEIEDIEYEDIKTELSTGMNEDAPPETEEDEENDKKELDLDSIDMMQIPIQLDDGIDILDDVKCEDEGVMSITPHKEIAVPSNDDHIDINSGAELMQETHACFFSLLRDAFTSKGEYRMSTGEMKDAVTQWQGNPISPLNDWYSLASSWPALVPLALGFLAGELTYNQELGDRQERELELVPYLENKGNGLYAWIGAGRDSDSRLADLCAKFLLYKDSLCPPVSISCSIVAVKQQSQMLQSNSSNVNSSVGNTTSSGRDNSPAIESISVDGGSINTVAEWEPPRALWPTEWKVRPSTPDEREEFRRQERMRYAAPHKAFTYRMHGYASVVGPVKGIYQHNVASGLTKARGHSLLVADRPNFVTILALVRDATARLPNGEGTRADICQLLKDSQYIREQTDSDDKEGYLHSVVSGALDRLHYETDPCVRYYPRRKEWLYLHRARSESEFEMYHQQLQGVAKNKKNVGSMSRNKALPPVIKPSNVNKEQSPNGSKESTPKKERKTVATTQPVISRKEQKKNEEKVINDHSVSTEQSIVVSNVITTMNSTPTSAIAVSGTTVPVTSLSTSCTSMSTVTVEKDVTASEVKPQITTTAPAKKTTTTNISGKPVAVVKTSAQSLLQSNQQHFPHHQIQVSTSAGLQTIRLSGHSVLHSTQPVAASSVTNAGNVNTSLTTILPPGKTQNQQQQQQQSQQSQQQQQQQQQQTIVTNQAGKSILQTANIKQQQSQQQHVLPGKTLLASQIKLVSPGQIKSLLTGHGLQGQTIFIKQSSPSSNQSQQIQQQLKQQQQQQQQQQQQQQQQQQQQQQQIQQRVVGNQQQSIQTSGMQRIIAQIGGKPIAVQIQQSPHQQQQQQKILAKVLTSSGGGQLISVESLLAQKGLKLATTAAHANQLNRQGKQVIQTQYQVVSQAQTSSGQAKIIANAQQQQQQQQQQQQQQQQQQQQQQSQPQQTQTVRMVTAQLSGKQIVLASGNKNVGVGVSSSGSVVLGKQQSSQQQQQNQQQQPIILPSQLLNIKTLHGLKVIPTPAGLKTTGAAVYARVIAPTTITSTQSAGNQQQTIQAQQPSRSNSYSTP; from the exons ATGACTAAAATTTGTCGGAAGAGTAGGAGTGCAGTCGCTGTGACAGGTCAAACG GTGGACGAATGTTCAGCTGGTGGAGACAGTGCagcagaagaagacgaagatgaTGCGTCATCTCATGGTTCCAGAAGCAATAGCAGCAGTAGTAGTATTAGCGGAAGTAGCACATCAACTGACAGTGGTGACGATAGCGGAGAAGAACATGCTACCAGTGGTAGCGAAAGTCATAGTTCTGGCGAGGAAGACGaagaagataatgaaaatacAGAGTACTCGATTCAAGCAGATAGTCCAGATACTCTG aAATGGGAAACCTGTATCGCTGCAAATACCAAGGTGAAATTGCCACAGGACCTTTGCGAACACGTTGTAGTTTTTAAGGAGTTTTTGGACTATCCTTATATTTTTAACGAATGTCTCACTGAGAGTCAGAGGGAAACTCTGTACTCTTTGTTACCAAGCTTCCCAAAAGATTGTGACGCTGAAGCAGAAACAGAGAAGACATTGCGTATGCTATTCGAACGCGAAAATCACAG ATTTGGTGTAGCGCCTTTAACTGCATTTCACAATCACTTATCAGCCGGTCATTACCGGCCTGACATTAGAAGAATGTGCAGTTTAGTACGGAAAGCGCAGCAAAGAAGGCTGTTATTCGAAGAACGAAAACGATCGTACGAACTTGCCAGCCAGTTATTGAAATCCAGAGAAGGCTTGCTGACAAACGCGTACAAACAAGGTTTCTGTCAGCCGACGCAGAGAACGATGTCGAAAGTCCAATGGAGAAAACCGAAGCCTGCTATGG TTGAAGAGAAAACGCAACTGCGCTATGTGGAGGAACTGAATGCAATGAGGACAGAGCTTGGGGCAAGCGCCAAGTTGGCTGCCGACACGACGTCCGAGAACGACGAAAACTATCCGCATTATCAATTATCCGGCActaagcagaagaagaagaggcgTTCTTTTATGGGTCCTCAAGGTCTCTCGATCAGAGGTTTGCAAATGAATCACGAAGACGAAACGATTCGACCTGTTTTCTCCACGTTGCAACGAGCCGAATATCCTGCGCACAGATCCTTCATCCGTGAACAAACCGAAGAAATTTATCGTGAAATGTTGTTGGAGCATAAAAAGAGGAGAGCACGACGAGAT GTTCATCCGGAATTAAATACGCAAGGTATTGCTTTGGCTGATCTTACTCAAAGAGCACAAATTGGCCAGAAGCATAAACTGTCGATCGGTCCTGCTGTGCGTATAACACCAGCGAAGAAACGAATAAAATTAGAACCATCGCCTTTGTGCCCTCCTGCACCTAGATTAATGAATTCGGTGAAACTCGAGAGTGATAACAGTGATTATTCCCATACAACAGATGAAAACAGACATTCCGGTATGTTGGATATTGATCATAGACTGTTAACACCAATCAAATCCGAACCAATGGACGGGTATGAAGTGCATCCAATGACCAAGAAAAAATT AAGTCCTACCACGCCGAAAGGTATTAAATCTTCTGTGATGACCACgctagaaattaaaaaagaaattgaggaTATAGAGTACGAAGATATAAAGACAGAACTTAGTACCGGAATGAACGAAGATGCTCCCCCTGAGACGGAAGAAGACGAGGAGAATGATAAAAAGGAACTGGATTTGGATAGCATTGATATGATGCAAATACCGATTCAGTTGGATGATGGAATTGACATACTGGATGACGTAAA ATGCGAAGACGAAGGGGTAATGTCGATTACACCACACAAAGAAATTGCCGTCCCATCGAATGATGATCATATTGATATTAATAGCGGAGCAGAATTAATGCAAGAGACACACGCATGTTTCTTTTCCCTGTTGAGAGATGCGTTCACCTCGAAAGGTGAATACAGAATGAGCACAGGAGAAATGAAAGATGCTGTGACACAGTGGCAAGGGAATCCTATTTCACCGTTGAACGATTG GTATTCCCTGGCTTCTTCCTGGCCAGCGTTGGTTCCACTAGCTTTGGGATTTCTTGCTGGTGAACTGACGTACAATCAGGAATTAGGAGACAGACAAGAACGTGAATTAGAACTCGTTCCCTATTTAGAAAACAAAGGAAACGGACTTTATGCGTGGATCGGAGCTGGACGAGATTCAGATTCTCGGCTTGCTGACTTGTGCGCGAAATTCTTGTTATACAA AGATTCATTGTGTCCACCAGTGTCTATCTCATGCTCCATAGTAGCTGTGAAACAACAATCTCAAATGCTTCAGTCGAACAGCAGTAACGTTAATAGTAGCGTTGGAAATACAACGTCGAGTGGCCGAGATAATAGTCCTGCTATTGAATCGATCAGCGTAGATGGTGGATCTATTAACACGGTCGCAGAATGGGAACCACCGCGCGCTTTGTGGCCAACCGAATGGAAAGTTCGACCGTCTACACCGGATGAACGAGAGGAATTCAGGCGACAAGAGCGTATGCGTTATGCTGCACCTCATAAAGCTTTCACTTACAGAATGCACGGTTACGCGTCGGTTGTTGGTCCTGTGAAGGGTATCTATCAGCACAACGTTG CTTCCGGATTGACGAAAGCTCGCGGACACTCGTTATTGGTAGCAGACAGACCAAATTTCGTAACAATCTTAGCGTTAGTTAGAGACGCTACCGCAAGGCTTCCAAACGGCGAGGGAACCCGTGCCGATATTTGTCAATTGTTGAAAGATTCTCAGTACATCAGAGAACAGACGGATAGCGACGATAAGGAAGGATACTTGCATTCGGTTGTGTCCGGTGCTTTGGACAGATTGCATTATGAAACTGATCCGTGCGTGCGGTATTACCCGCGACGGAAAGAATGGCTGTATCTTCATCGAGCACGTTCGGAGTCTGAATTTg AAATGTATCATCAACAATTGCAAGGTGTtgcaaagaataaaaagaacgtTGGTAGTATGTCTCGTAATAAAGCTTTGCCGCCGGTTATAAAGCCTTCTAACGTCAATAAAGAGCAATCTCCAAACGGTAGCAAAGAAAGTACaccgaagaaagaaaggaaaactgTAGCCACAACGCAACCAGTTATATCAAG GAAGGAACAgaaaaagaacgaagaaaaagTTATCAACGATCATTCTGTTTCAACCGAACAGTCTATTGTTGTTTCTAACGTAATAACTACTATGAATTCAACCCCCACTTCTGCCATCGCTGTATCAGGAACTACGGTTCCTGTTACGTCTCTATCGACTTCCTGCACCTCGATGAGCACCGTTACCGTCGAGAAAGATGTAACAGCCAGTGAAGTGAAACCGCAGATCACAACAACAGCCCCAGCgaagaagacgacgacgacgaataTCAGCGGTAAACCAGTCGCTGTTGTGAAGACCAGTGCTCAGAGTTTATTGCAGTCGAATCAGCAACATTTTCCTCATCACCAAATCCAAGTGTCGACCTCTGCGGGCTTGCAGACTATTCGGTTATCTGGACATTCTGTACTACATTCTACTCAGCCAGTCGCAGCCAGTAGCGTTACCAACGCGGGGAACGTGAACACAAGTTTGACGACGATATTGCCACCTGGAAAAACACAAaatcaacagcagcagcagcagcaatcgCAACAGtcgcaacaacagcagcaacaacagcagcagcagacGATTGTCACTAATCAAGCAGGAAAAAGTATTTTGCAGACCGCTAATATAAAGCAGCAACAATCTCAACAGCAGCACGTTCTACCTGGGAAGACACTGTTAGCCTCGCAGATAAAATTAGTTAGCCCGGGGCAGATCAAGTCGCTCCTCACGGGCCATGGTCTACAAGGGCAAACAATATTCATTAAACAGTCATCACCGTCTAGTAATCAATCACAACAAATACAGCAACAATTGAAG caacaacagcagcagcagcagcaacaacaacaacaacaacaacaacagcagcagcagcagcagcagcaaatcCAACAACGGGTTGTAGGAAATCAACAGCAATCAATACAGACGTCGGGTATGCAACGCATAATCGCACAAATAGGGGGGAAACCGATCGCAGTACAGATACAACAATCACCGcatcaacaacagcaacagcaaaaGATTCTAGCAAAGGTTTTAACTAGTTCCGGTGGTGGTCAGCTGATATCCGTGGAGAGTCTTCTTGCTCAGAAGGGATTAAAGTTGGCCACTACAGCTGCCCATGCTAATCAACTGAACAGACAAGGAAAGCAAGTCATCCAAACTCAATATCAG GTTGTATCGCAAGCGCAAACTTCTTCGGGGCAGGCGAAAATCATAGCCAAcgcgcaacaacaacaacaacaacaacagcagcagcagcagcagcagcagcagcagcagcagcaacaacagtcACAACCACAGCAGACACAGACTGTTCGAATGGTGACTGCACAGTTATCTGGAAAGCAGATTGTTTTAGCGAGTGGCAATAAAAATGTGGGTGTCGGAGTTAGCAGCAGTGGAAGTGTAGTGCTAGGGAAACAGCAATCGTcccagcaacagcaacaaaacCAGCAACAACAACCAATTATTTTACCCAGTCAGTTGCTCAATATCAAAACGTTGCACGGGCTGAAAGTAATACCAACCCCGGCTGGATTAAAAACTACAGGGGCGGCGGTATACGCACGGGTTATCGCCCCGACTACCATAACCTCGACACAGTCGGCTGGAAATCAGCAACAAACGATTCAGGCTCAACAACCATCGAGGAGTAACTCTTACAGCACGCCTTGA